One stretch of Saccharomonospora xinjiangensis XJ-54 DNA includes these proteins:
- the gltB gene encoding glutamate synthase large subunit — MIFSAIPEKQGAYDPAAERDACGVAMVAHIKGARSHDIVTDGLTALTNLDHRGAAGAEPTSGDGAGILVQLPDELLRADVDFALPEPDERGQHRYAAGLAFLPQDQGPRARAVELVERIAAEEGLAVLGWRAVPTDPDAADVGPTARSVMPHFAMLLVAAVPDADGARAAGIDLDRLAFCLRKRAEHASGAEGCGVYFPSLSARTLVYKGMLTPTQLPLFFPDLRDERLASAIALVHSRFSTNTFPSWPLAHPFRFVAHNGEINTIRGNRNRMRAREALLASDLIPGDLNRLYPVCSPGASDSASFDEVLELLHLGGRTLPHAILMMIPEAWENHATMDEDRRAFYQFHASLMEPWDGPACVTFTDGSLVGAVLDRNGLRPARWWRTADDRIVFASESGVLDVAPDEVVAKGRLKPGRMFCVDTAAGRVVDDDEIKAGLAAQAPYGEWLHAGLLSLDRLAGREHVTQTHASVLRRQLTFGYTEEELKVLLGPMALAGAEPVGSMGSDTPPSVLSKRSRLLYEYFKQGFAQVTNPPLDAIREELVTSMSRVMGPEQNLLAPGPASCRHIQLPSPVIDNDELAKLVHINDDGDLPGFACTVLSGLYEVDGGGEALGRAVERVRREASKAIAAGARTLVLSDRDSDHRMAPIPSLLLVSAVHHHLVRTKERLRVALVVETGDAREVHHVALLIGYGAAAVNPYLAFESIEDMLARGVIEGSDARTALRHYIAALNKGVLKIMSKMGISTVGAYTGAQVFEALGLSQDLLDEYFTGTVSTLGGVGLDVLAEEVAVRHRHAYPDNPAERAHRRLETGGDYAYRRDGELHLFTPETVFLLQHASASRRQEVYRRYVDEVNRLNREGGVLRGMFAFKKGERESVPIDEVESVESICRRFNTGGMSYGSLSMEAHQTLAIAMNTIGGRSNSGEGGEDPERLHDPLRRSAVKQVASGRFGVTSEYLVSADDIQIKMAQGAKPGEGGQLPPNKVYPWIARTRHSTPGVGLISPPPHHDIYSIEDLAQLIHDLKNANERARIHVKLVSSLGVGTVAAGVSKAHADVVLISGHDGGTGASPLNSLKHAGTPWEIGLAQTQQTLLLNGLRDRITVQADGGFKTGRDVVVAALLGAEEYGFATAPLVVAGCVMMRVCHLDTCPVGVATQNPALRERYTGQAEHVVNFFRFVAQEVREYLALLGFRSLDEAVGRADLLDVDEAVEHWKAKGLDLSPIFAVPQGSPYGGAPRKVREQDHGLDKALDRTLTQLAEAALEDARPVRLDLPVRNVNRTVGTLLGAEVTRRYGSAGLPDDTIHVRLTGSAGQSLGAFLPPGVTLHLVGDANDYVGKGLSGGRIVVRPHPEAPFAAEEQVIAGNTIAYGATSGEVFLRGQVGERFGVRNSGALLVAEGAGDHAFEYMTGGRAVVLGGTGRNVAAGMSGGIAFVLRLDERDLNPAMVELLTPDAEDLAWLREVVRRHHHLTGSPVAASLLGDWGRRSVTFRKVLPTDYRRVLEATRTARAQGKDVDEAIMQEATRG, encoded by the coding sequence TTGATCTTCTCCGCGATTCCCGAGAAGCAGGGCGCCTACGATCCCGCGGCGGAAAGAGACGCGTGCGGTGTGGCCATGGTCGCCCACATCAAGGGTGCCCGCTCCCACGACATCGTCACCGACGGTCTGACCGCGCTCACGAATCTTGACCACCGTGGAGCGGCGGGCGCGGAACCCACCAGCGGCGACGGCGCGGGCATTCTCGTGCAACTGCCCGACGAGCTTCTGCGGGCGGACGTGGACTTCGCGCTTCCCGAGCCCGACGAGCGAGGCCAACACCGCTACGCGGCGGGGCTGGCGTTCCTCCCACAGGATCAGGGGCCGAGGGCGAGGGCGGTGGAGCTGGTGGAACGCATCGCCGCTGAGGAGGGGCTCGCGGTCCTCGGCTGGCGTGCGGTTCCGACCGACCCGGATGCCGCCGACGTCGGGCCGACGGCGCGGTCGGTGATGCCGCACTTCGCCATGCTGCTCGTCGCGGCCGTCCCCGATGCCGACGGCGCTCGTGCCGCGGGCATCGACCTCGACCGGCTCGCCTTCTGCCTGCGTAAACGCGCCGAGCACGCGAGTGGTGCCGAGGGCTGCGGCGTGTACTTCCCGTCGCTGTCGGCGCGGACACTCGTCTACAAGGGCATGCTCACGCCGACCCAGCTTCCGCTGTTCTTCCCCGATCTCCGTGACGAGCGGCTCGCCAGCGCCATCGCGCTCGTGCACAGCCGGTTCTCGACCAACACGTTTCCCTCGTGGCCGCTCGCGCACCCGTTCCGGTTCGTCGCGCACAACGGTGAGATCAACACCATCAGAGGTAACCGGAACCGGATGCGGGCCAGGGAGGCCTTGTTGGCCTCCGATCTCATCCCCGGAGACCTGAACAGGCTGTATCCCGTGTGCTCCCCCGGCGCCTCCGACTCGGCGTCGTTCGACGAGGTACTGGAACTGCTGCACCTCGGCGGCAGGACGCTGCCGCACGCGATCCTCATGATGATCCCCGAGGCGTGGGAGAACCACGCCACCATGGACGAGGACAGAAGGGCGTTCTACCAGTTCCACGCGAGTCTCATGGAACCGTGGGACGGCCCGGCATGCGTGACGTTCACCGACGGTTCGCTCGTCGGAGCGGTGCTCGACCGTAACGGGTTGCGACCGGCGCGGTGGTGGCGAACCGCCGACGACCGCATCGTGTTCGCCAGCGAGAGCGGCGTGCTCGACGTGGCTCCGGACGAGGTCGTCGCCAAGGGCAGGCTCAAGCCGGGCCGCATGTTCTGCGTTGACACCGCAGCGGGCCGTGTTGTGGACGACGATGAGATCAAGGCAGGGCTCGCGGCACAGGCTCCCTACGGTGAGTGGCTGCATGCCGGGCTGCTGTCGCTCGACCGGCTCGCAGGTCGGGAGCACGTGACGCAGACCCACGCCTCCGTGCTGCGCAGGCAGCTCACGTTCGGTTACACCGAGGAGGAGTTGAAGGTCCTGCTGGGCCCGATGGCGCTCGCGGGCGCCGAGCCCGTCGGTTCGATGGGGTCGGACACGCCGCCGTCCGTGCTGTCCAAGCGATCGCGGCTGCTGTACGAGTACTTCAAGCAGGGGTTCGCGCAGGTCACCAATCCGCCGCTCGACGCGATCCGCGAGGAACTCGTCACCTCGATGAGCAGGGTGATGGGGCCCGAACAGAACCTGCTCGCACCGGGACCGGCGTCGTGCAGGCACATCCAGCTTCCCTCGCCGGTGATCGACAACGACGAGCTGGCCAAACTCGTCCACATCAACGACGACGGAGACCTCCCGGGATTCGCCTGTACTGTCCTATCGGGACTGTATGAAGTGGATGGTGGGGGCGAGGCGCTCGGCAGGGCCGTCGAGCGGGTGCGGCGGGAGGCGTCCAAGGCGATCGCGGCGGGAGCCCGCACACTCGTGTTGTCCGACCGCGACTCTGACCACCGCATGGCGCCCATTCCCTCGCTGCTGCTCGTGTCGGCCGTGCACCACCATCTCGTGCGAACCAAGGAGCGCTTGCGGGTGGCTCTCGTGGTGGAGACGGGGGACGCACGGGAGGTCCACCATGTGGCGCTGCTGATCGGGTACGGCGCCGCCGCGGTCAACCCGTACCTGGCGTTCGAGTCGATTGAGGACATGCTGGCCAGGGGCGTGATCGAGGGCTCTGATGCGCGCACGGCACTGCGTCACTACATCGCCGCGCTCAACAAGGGCGTTCTGAAGATCATGTCGAAGATGGGGATCTCGACCGTCGGCGCCTACACCGGTGCGCAGGTGTTCGAGGCGCTCGGGCTCTCGCAGGATCTCCTCGACGAGTACTTCACCGGAACCGTGTCCACCCTGGGTGGCGTCGGCCTCGACGTGCTGGCCGAGGAAGTCGCCGTCCGGCATCGCCACGCGTATCCGGACAACCCCGCCGAGCGTGCGCACCGCAGGCTGGAGACGGGCGGCGACTACGCCTACCGCAGGGACGGCGAGCTGCACCTCTTCACGCCCGAGACCGTGTTCCTCCTCCAGCACGCGAGCGCGTCGCGACGGCAGGAGGTGTACCGGCGTTACGTCGATGAGGTCAACCGGCTCAACCGCGAGGGCGGTGTGCTGCGCGGCATGTTCGCGTTCAAGAAGGGCGAGCGTGAAAGCGTGCCGATCGACGAGGTCGAGTCGGTCGAGTCGATCTGCCGTCGATTCAACACGGGCGGAATGTCGTACGGTTCGCTGTCGATGGAGGCGCACCAGACGCTGGCCATCGCCATGAACACCATCGGGGGCCGATCCAATTCAGGCGAGGGTGGCGAGGACCCCGAGCGGCTGCACGACCCGCTGCGCCGCAGCGCCGTCAAGCAGGTCGCCAGCGGGCGATTCGGCGTCACCAGCGAGTACCTGGTGAGCGCCGACGACATCCAGATCAAGATGGCGCAGGGAGCCAAACCCGGCGAGGGTGGGCAACTGCCGCCGAACAAGGTCTACCCGTGGATCGCCAGAACCCGGCACTCCACGCCGGGCGTGGGGCTGATCTCACCGCCACCGCACCACGACATCTACTCGATCGAGGACCTCGCACAACTGATCCACGACCTCAAGAACGCGAACGAACGCGCCCGGATCCACGTCAAACTCGTGAGTTCGCTCGGCGTCGGGACCGTGGCGGCGGGAGTGTCGAAGGCACACGCGGACGTGGTGCTGATTTCCGGGCACGACGGTGGAACCGGGGCGTCGCCGCTCAACTCGCTCAAGCACGCGGGCACGCCGTGGGAGATCGGACTGGCGCAGACACAGCAGACCCTGCTGTTGAACGGACTGCGCGACCGCATCACGGTGCAGGCCGACGGCGGCTTCAAGACAGGCCGCGATGTCGTCGTCGCAGCGCTGCTCGGGGCCGAGGAGTACGGCTTCGCCACCGCGCCGCTGGTGGTGGCGGGCTGCGTGATGATGCGCGTGTGTCACCTCGACACCTGCCCTGTCGGCGTCGCGACCCAGAACCCCGCGCTGCGCGAGCGGTACACCGGCCAGGCCGAGCACGTCGTGAACTTCTTCCGGTTCGTGGCTCAGGAGGTGCGGGAGTACCTCGCGCTGCTCGGGTTCCGGTCGCTCGACGAGGCCGTCGGCAGGGCGGACCTGCTCGACGTCGATGAGGCCGTCGAGCATTGGAAGGCGAAGGGACTCGATCTTTCACCGATCTTCGCCGTACCGCAGGGTTCGCCGTACGGCGGTGCACCGAGGAAGGTCCGCGAGCAAGATCACGGGCTCGACAAGGCGCTGGACCGTACTCTCACCCAGCTCGCGGAGGCGGCGCTGGAGGACGCCCGGCCCGTGCGGCTCGACCTGCCGGTGCGCAACGTCAACCGCACCGTCGGGACCCTTCTCGGCGCGGAGGTCACCCGCCGGTACGGCAGCGCGGGACTGCCGGACGACACCATTCACGTGCGGCTCACCGGCTCAGCAGGCCAGTCGCTCGGCGCGTTCCTGCCGCCTGGCGTGACGTTGCACCTGGTGGGCGACGCGAACGACTACGTAGGCAAGGGACTGTCGGGTGGGCGGATCGTCGTCCGTCCACACCCCGAGGCGCCGTTCGCCGCGGAGGAACAGGTCATCGCGGGCAACACCATCGCCTACGGCGCCACCTCGGGCGAGGTCTTCCTCAGAGGCCAGGTCGGCGAACGGTTCGGGGTGCGGAACTCGGGCGCGTTGCTGGTCGCCGAGGGCGCAGGCGATCACGCCTTCGAGTACATGACGGGTGGTCGTGCGGTCGTACTCGGCGGGACGGGAAGGAACGTCGCCGCCGGGATGTCGGGGGGAATCGCGTTCGTGCTGCGGCTCGACGAACGCGATCTCAACCCCGCGATGGTCGAGCTGCTCACCCCGGACGCGGAGGATCTGGCGTGGTTGCGCGAGGTCGTGCGACGCCACCACCACCTCACGGGTTCGCCGGTGGCGGCCTCCCTGCTCGGTGACTGGGGACGGCGCTCGGTGACGTTCCGGAAGGTGCTTCCGACTGACTATCGCCGGGTGCTGGAAGCGACCAGGACGGCGAGGGCGCAGGGCAAGGATGTGGACGAAGCAATCATGCAGGAGGCGACGCGTGGCTGA
- a CDS encoding glutamate synthase subunit beta produces MADPKGFLRYDRVDPPKRPRDERVSDWREVYADLDAAERDRAVRTQATRCMDCGIPFCHSGSAGCPLGNLIPEWNDLVRQGDWARAADRLHATNNFPEFTGKLCPAPCEAACVLAISPSSGGPVSIKRVEETIAAHAWESGEVRAQQATVSTGRSVAVVGSGPAGLAAAQQLTRAGHEVTVFERDDRLGGLLRYGIPEFKMEKKVLDRRLAQLREEGTTFVTGCEVGVDVTVEQLRERFDAVVLAVGALRGRDDTSTPGRDLEGIHLAMEYLVPANRECEGDGPSAVRADGKHVVVVGGGDTGADCYGTAIRQGALSVTQLDRYPQPPSTRDDERSPWPTWPYVLRTYPVHEEAGERRFAVAVQRFVGDDEGRVREIELRHVEVRRDPETGNREVVPIGEEIDRLPADLVLLAIGFDGVERMPLLDGLGLSLTGRGTVSCGPDWQTRAPGVFVCGDAHRGASLVVWAIAEGRSAARAVDEYLTGASDLPAPVHPTALPLAV; encoded by the coding sequence GTGGCTGATCCCAAGGGTTTTCTGCGGTACGACCGCGTCGATCCGCCCAAGCGTCCCCGGGACGAACGGGTCTCGGACTGGCGGGAGGTGTACGCCGACCTCGACGCGGCGGAACGCGACCGTGCGGTCCGTACTCAGGCGACGCGGTGCATGGACTGTGGCATACCGTTCTGCCACTCCGGCAGCGCGGGTTGCCCGCTCGGGAACCTGATCCCGGAGTGGAACGATCTCGTGCGCCAGGGGGATTGGGCACGCGCGGCCGACCGTCTGCACGCGACCAACAACTTCCCGGAGTTCACGGGCAAGCTGTGTCCCGCGCCGTGCGAGGCCGCGTGTGTGCTGGCGATCTCGCCGTCGTCGGGTGGCCCTGTGAGCATCAAGCGCGTCGAGGAGACCATCGCCGCTCACGCCTGGGAGTCAGGGGAGGTGCGTGCGCAGCAGGCCACCGTGTCCACCGGCCGGTCGGTCGCGGTGGTGGGCTCGGGTCCGGCAGGGCTGGCGGCCGCGCAGCAGCTCACCCGCGCAGGGCACGAGGTGACGGTGTTCGAGCGCGACGACCGCCTCGGCGGCCTGCTCCGTTACGGCATTCCCGAGTTCAAGATGGAGAAAAAGGTCCTCGACCGCAGGCTCGCGCAACTGCGTGAGGAGGGGACGACCTTTGTCACCGGCTGCGAGGTCGGTGTCGATGTCACCGTGGAGCAGCTGCGGGAGCGCTTCGACGCCGTCGTGCTGGCGGTGGGCGCGTTGCGTGGCCGTGACGACACCTCGACTCCCGGCAGGGATCTGGAGGGCATCCACCTCGCGATGGAGTACCTCGTCCCGGCGAACCGGGAGTGCGAGGGCGACGGTCCCTCAGCCGTGCGCGCCGATGGCAAGCACGTCGTGGTCGTCGGCGGCGGCGACACGGGCGCAGACTGCTACGGAACGGCGATCCGGCAGGGCGCGCTGTCGGTGACGCAGCTCGATCGGTACCCGCAGCCACCGTCCACACGGGATGACGAACGGTCGCCGTGGCCGACGTGGCCCTACGTCCTGCGCACCTATCCGGTTCACGAGGAGGCGGGTGAGCGGCGCTTCGCCGTGGCGGTGCAGCGTTTCGTCGGAGACGACGAGGGGCGAGTCCGCGAGATCGAACTGCGCCACGTGGAGGTGCGCAGAGATCCGGAGACGGGGAACCGCGAGGTGGTTCCCATCGGCGAGGAGATCGACCGGCTTCCGGCCGACCTCGTGCTGCTGGCCATCGGGTTCGACGGGGTCGAACGGATGCCGCTGCTCGACGGGCTCGGACTCTCGCTGACGGGGCGCGGCACGGTGTCGTGCGGCCCGGACTGGCAGACGCGGGCGCCAGGGGTGTTCGTGTGCGGCGACGCTCACCGAGGCGCCTCGCTGGTGGTGTGGGCCATCGCCGAGGGGCGTTCGGCTGCGAGGGCGGTTGACGAGTATCTGACCGGCGCCTCCGACCTTCCCGCACCGGTCCACCCGACGGCACTGCCGCTGGCCGTCTGA
- a CDS encoding trypsin-like serine peptidase: MKRGLSRSVTLIAAGLAAVGLSVPASAEATKVSSSLDVAVNDVKGAAATAHEVTDYWTPERMRAAVPMDSLATVSAEAGGTAVAEAESLADVARGVERTVPGVSPQAFPTSGEPWSGGGEVADTAGRVFFTFNGNPASCSGNAVTSDNRSVVITAGHCVKYQGSWHTDWIFVPGYDNGQAPHGEWVARQTLTTPQWEQSEDMNYDIGAAVVEPLGGAYLTDVVGAQGIAFNQQRDQDMYAFGYPAADPYDGSTLIHCSGTTFTDFLLTDDHAMSCDMTGGSSGGPWFVNFDESTGTGVQASVNSFGYTFLPGYMFGPYFGSDAEALYDAASAA; this comes from the coding sequence ATGAAGCGAGGGTTGTCGCGGTCGGTCACCCTGATCGCGGCCGGTCTGGCCGCTGTGGGTCTCTCCGTTCCCGCGAGTGCGGAAGCGACGAAGGTCAGCAGTTCACTCGACGTGGCGGTCAATGACGTCAAGGGCGCCGCAGCGACGGCACACGAGGTCACCGACTACTGGACCCCCGAGCGCATGAGAGCGGCTGTCCCGATGGACAGCCTCGCCACCGTGAGCGCCGAGGCAGGCGGCACCGCGGTCGCCGAGGCCGAGTCGCTCGCGGACGTCGCGAGGGGTGTGGAGCGCACGGTGCCGGGAGTGAGCCCGCAGGCGTTCCCGACGTCGGGTGAACCGTGGAGCGGTGGCGGCGAGGTGGCCGACACCGCGGGCCGGGTGTTCTTCACGTTCAATGGCAACCCGGCTTCGTGCAGCGGTAACGCGGTCACCAGCGACAACCGCAGCGTGGTGATCACGGCGGGTCACTGCGTGAAGTACCAGGGAAGCTGGCACACGGATTGGATCTTCGTGCCGGGCTACGACAACGGGCAGGCTCCCCACGGCGAGTGGGTCGCGCGCCAGACGCTCACCACGCCGCAGTGGGAGCAGAGCGAGGACATGAACTACGACATCGGTGCCGCCGTGGTGGAACCACTCGGCGGTGCGTATCTGACGGACGTCGTCGGCGCGCAGGGCATCGCGTTCAATCAGCAGCGCGACCAGGACATGTACGCCTTCGGCTACCCCGCGGCCGACCCGTACGACGGCAGCACGCTGATCCATTGCAGTGGCACCACGTTCACCGATTTCCTCCTCACCGACGACCACGCGATGAGCTGTGACATGACGGGTGGTTCGAGCGGCGGTCCGTGGTTTGTGAACTTCGACGAGAGCACGGGGACGGGCGTGCAGGCTTCGGTGAACAGCTTCGGCTACACCTTCCTGCCTGGCTACATGTTCGGCCCGTACTTCGGCTCGGACGCCGAGGCGCTCTACGACGCCGCCTCAGCGGCCTGA
- a CDS encoding class II 3-deoxy-7-phosphoheptulonate synthase codes for MNWTVDVPIDALPSLPPLPAELRKRLDDALSRPAAQQPEWPDTDAVSRVRSVLESVPPITVPAEVDRLRERLAMVARGEAFLLQGGDCAETFESNTEPHIRANLRTLLQMAVVLTYGASLPVVKVGRIAGQYAKPRSNNTDALGLPVYRGDIVNSLVPDPELRVPDPGRMIRAYANAGAAMNLVRALTGAGMADLAQVHDWNKDFVRTSPAGERYEALASEIDRGLRFMAACGVSDTSLHSTEIFASHEALLLDYERAMLRLDDPTSDDPSLYNLSSHFLWIGERTRQLDGAHIAFAELLANPIGIKIGPTTTPEQAVEYVERLDPRNEPGRLTLISRMGNGKVREVLPAIVEKVESSGHKVIWQCDPMHGNTHESSNGYKTRHFDRIVDEVQGFFEVHRRLGTYPGGIHVELTGEDVTECLGGAQDISDLDLSGRYETACDPRLNTQQSLELAFLVAEMLRA; via the coding sequence GTGAACTGGACTGTTGACGTCCCCATCGACGCCCTTCCCTCGCTGCCGCCGCTTCCCGCCGAGCTGCGCAAGCGCCTGGACGACGCACTGTCCCGTCCGGCCGCGCAGCAGCCCGAATGGCCCGACACCGACGCGGTCTCCCGCGTCAGGTCGGTGCTGGAGAGCGTGCCACCGATCACGGTTCCCGCCGAGGTCGATCGCCTGCGCGAGCGGCTGGCCATGGTGGCGCGCGGCGAGGCCTTCCTGCTCCAGGGCGGCGACTGCGCCGAGACGTTCGAGTCCAACACCGAGCCTCATATCAGGGCCAACCTGCGCACCCTGCTCCAGATGGCCGTCGTGCTCACCTACGGTGCCAGCCTGCCTGTGGTGAAGGTGGGCCGAATCGCGGGCCAGTACGCCAAGCCGAGGTCGAACAACACCGACGCTCTCGGCCTTCCGGTGTACCGGGGCGACATCGTCAACTCGCTCGTGCCCGACCCCGAGCTTCGCGTCCCCGACCCAGGCCGCATGATCCGCGCCTACGCCAACGCCGGTGCCGCGATGAATCTCGTGCGAGCGCTGACCGGTGCGGGAATGGCGGACCTCGCGCAGGTGCACGACTGGAACAAGGACTTCGTGCGTACGTCGCCCGCCGGTGAGCGGTACGAGGCGCTGGCCTCCGAGATCGACAGGGGCCTGCGGTTCATGGCGGCCTGCGGAGTCAGCGACACATCCCTGCACTCCACCGAGATCTTCGCGAGCCACGAGGCGTTGTTGCTCGACTATGAGCGGGCGATGCTGCGGCTGGACGACCCCACCTCCGACGACCCTTCGTTGTACAACCTGTCGTCGCATTTCCTGTGGATCGGCGAACGGACCCGCCAACTCGACGGCGCCCACATCGCGTTCGCCGAACTGCTCGCCAACCCCATCGGCATCAAGATCGGCCCGACCACGACCCCTGAGCAGGCCGTCGAGTACGTCGAGCGCCTCGACCCGAGGAACGAGCCCGGCAGGCTCACCCTGATCTCCAGGATGGGCAACGGCAAGGTTCGCGAGGTGCTGCCCGCGATCGTGGAGAAGGTCGAGAGCTCGGGTCACAAGGTGATCTGGCAGTGCGACCCGATGCATGGCAACACGCACGAGTCGTCCAACGGCTACAAGACCCGGCACTTCGACCGCATCGTGGACGAGGTGCAGGGCTTCTTCGAGGTGCACCGCAGGCTCGGCACCTACCCGGGAGGCATCCACGTCGAACTTACCGGGGAAGACGTCACGGAGTGTCTCGGCGGGGCGCAGGACATCTCGGACCTCGACCTCTCCGGCCGTTACGAGACGGCGTGCGACCCGAGACTCAACACGCAGCAGTCGCTGGAACTGGCGTTCCTCGTCGCGGAGATGCTGCGGGCCTGA
- a CDS encoding wax ester/triacylglycerol synthase family O-acyltransferase, producing the protein MPSDRLSALDTAFLCVDQPATPMHMGAVGVFSPPHRARGSACSARSGSREYRDARAVAALIAERAERVPRLRLRLRSGGPLLPDRWETDPRFDAAAHVSTHQVTSEGADPLTAHASRWLATALDPRAPLWNVQVVTGLPEGRFALLVKIHHALCDGAGAAELVLGLLDQAQTAQAMPGPSLSGGADHAPLLGSLWRGAQRMVGETVESVGIAADLLRAVRPFPLSPTITGLSARRQLGFVRLDADDVRRVRRAQGGTTNDVVLAVLSGALREWLRGRGEEQRLRTLRALVPVSTRRRRGKDACGNALSSYLCELPVGLDDPLERLRAVSGAMNRNKRTGPWRGAGALPILAERLPSVVHRLATRTVAHAAPALFDTVITTVPLPRLPLSLDGAALCETYPVVPLAPHQSVGFAVATYRDGVHVGLNTGGDAVHQVGALADAVTKSMAALAQLCP; encoded by the coding sequence ATGCCATCCGACCGGCTCAGCGCGCTGGACACGGCATTCCTCTGCGTTGACCAGCCCGCCACACCGATGCACATGGGAGCGGTCGGGGTCTTCTCACCGCCGCACCGCGCTCGTGGCTCTGCCTGCTCCGCCCGTTCGGGAAGCCGGGAATACCGCGATGCCCGCGCGGTGGCCGCTCTCATCGCCGAAAGGGCGGAGCGGGTGCCAAGGCTGCGGCTGCGGCTGCGATCGGGCGGGCCACTGCTGCCCGACCGATGGGAGACCGACCCCCGGTTCGACGCGGCAGCCCATGTCAGCACCCACCAGGTCACCTCCGAGGGGGCCGATCCGCTCACGGCCCACGCTTCCCGGTGGCTGGCCACGGCACTGGACCCGAGGGCACCGCTGTGGAATGTCCAGGTGGTGACCGGCTTGCCGGAGGGGCGCTTCGCTCTGCTGGTCAAGATCCACCACGCTCTGTGCGACGGCGCGGGGGCTGCCGAACTCGTGCTGGGACTGCTTGATCAGGCTCAGACCGCGCAGGCGATGCCTGGCCCCTCGCTTTCGGGCGGGGCCGACCACGCTCCCCTGTTGGGCAGTCTGTGGCGCGGCGCGCAGCGGATGGTCGGTGAGACGGTCGAGTCGGTGGGTATCGCGGCGGACCTTCTTCGTGCGGTGCGGCCGTTCCCCCTGTCCCCCACCATCACCGGGCTGTCGGCGCGGCGGCAGCTCGGGTTCGTGCGGCTCGACGCCGACGACGTGCGGCGGGTCCGCAGAGCACAGGGGGGAACCACCAACGACGTGGTCCTCGCCGTGCTGTCCGGAGCATTACGCGAATGGCTGCGGGGCAGAGGCGAGGAGCAGCGGCTGCGGACGCTGCGCGCCCTCGTGCCGGTCAGCACCCGGCGACGGCGCGGCAAGGACGCCTGCGGCAACGCGCTCTCCAGCTATCTCTGCGAACTCCCCGTCGGTCTCGACGACCCGCTGGAGAGGCTCCGCGCGGTGTCCGGTGCCATGAACCGCAACAAGCGGACGGGGCCGTGGCGCGGGGCAGGTGCCCTGCCCATTCTCGCCGAACGGCTGCCCAGCGTCGTTCACCGCCTCGCCACGCGCACTGTCGCCCACGCCGCACCGGCACTGTTCGACACCGTGATCACCACCGTGCCGTTGCCGCGTCTGCCGCTGTCACTCGACGGCGCCGCGCTCTGCGAGACCTACCCTGTGGTGCCGCTCGCTCCCCACCAGTCGGTGGGTTTCGCGGTGGCCACCTACCGTGACGGGGTGCACGTCGGCCTCAACACCGGCGGTGACGCCGTTCACCAGGTGGGGGCGTTGGCCGACGCCGTCACCAAGTCGATGGCGGCGCTGGCCCAGCTCTGCCCGTGA